In Falco naumanni isolate bFalNau1 chromosome 5, bFalNau1.pat, whole genome shotgun sequence, the following are encoded in one genomic region:
- the LOC121089283 gene encoding retinoic acid-induced protein 3-like: protein MATPPPRGCSSISHDYYLLCDMEKAWGIVLESLATAGVLITIFLICSLFFLTCKVQDNSKRHMIAIYFFFLSGTLGIFGLTFAFIIKLNDRTRPTRFFLFGVIFALCFSCLLTHACNLNKLVRGRKPFSWHVLLLLIVSFAMVQVVISIEYLVTMLVNQKDKFLNMSLQETNKDFVMLLIYVLFLMALTFLVSMFTFCGPYKSWKRHGAHIFVTVLFSIAIWVVWITMLTKGNMVLNRHDWDDPVVAIALVSNGWIFLIMYIVPEICFLTAPLKLADYPPENDFCQPKFIKQTTGVDNRAYTQDEIVQGDTEDLSYSPYSSHFQMKTVEPQKDFSIPRPKARTSPYQDYTGGKGPM from the exons ATGGCAACACCACCTCCCcgaggctgcagcagcatcagtCATGACTATTACCTGCTCTGTGACATGGAGAAGGCCTGGGGGATTGTCCTGGAGTCACTGGCTACAGCTGGTGTCCTCATCACCATTTTTCTCATCTGCTCACTCTTCTTTCTCACCTGTAAAGTCCAAGACAACAGCAAGCGGCATATGATCGCcatctatttcttctttctctcaggCACGCTTGGCATTTTTGGTCTCACTTTTGCTTTCATCATTAAACTCAATGACAGGACTCGCCCCACTCGCTTCTTCCTATTTGGAGTCATCTTTGCTCTCTGCTTCTCATGCCTCCTCACCCATGCCTGCAACCTCAACAAACTAGTGAGAGGAAGAAAGCCCTTCTCCTGGCATGTGTTGCTGCTCCTCATTGTTTCCTTTGCCATGGTACAAGTTGTGATCAGCATTGAGTACTTAGTCACCATGCTAGTAAACCAGAAAGACAAATTTCTGAATATGTCTCTGCAGGAGACCAACAAAGATTTTGTCATGCTTTTGATCTATGTGCTCTTCTTGATGGCTCTGACCTTCTTGGTTTCCATGTTCACGTTCTGTGGGCCATACAAAAGCTGGAAGAGGCACGGGGCACACATCTTTGTCACTGTCCTGTTCTCCATTGCCATTTGGGTAGTGTGGATCACTATGCTTACAAAAGGCAACATGGTTTTAAACAGACATGACTGGGATGATCCTGTTGTGGCCATTGCTCTGGTGTCCAATGGATGGATCTTCCTGATAATGTATATTGTCCCTGAAATTTGTTTCCTTACTGCGCCTCTGAAGCTGGCGGACTACCCTCCAGAAAATGATTTCTGCCAACCCAAGTTCATAAAGCAGACAACTGGAGTGGACAACCGTGCCTATACACAAGATGAAATTGTGCAAG GAGACACAGAAGACCTCAGCTACTCCCCATACTCTTCTCACTTTCAGATGAAG aCCGTTGAACCCCAAAAGGATTTCTCCATCCCTCGGCCCAAGGCCCGGACAAGCCCGTACCAGGACTACACCGGTGGGAAAGGCCCCATGTAG